From the genome of Clostridium sp. BNL1100, one region includes:
- a CDS encoding response regulator, whose amino-acid sequence MFSVMIVEDEVHILKYMHKKLSAFEDFQVKGAFSTPEEALAAFDDIQPEVVFLDIEMPRMNGIELARRLLEKKMGIQIIFTTAYAQYALNAFEVEAIDYLMKPIGNDDLVRVLKRLNKVVAIKTTPKAAETGKVIFPVRCFGCFEIRDQQQQVVGWPTRKSEELFAYFLTRQGRYVTKWELLDLFWADVDEERSLQNLYNTIYRIKQVLKKLALPVTIKKVNDGYILESEVVLSDLAQLILLVEKENNYPTLPIEEITTLFFSYSTPLFGMRDYIWSFSAQEYVAVLYRKLCNRLLCHYREQNQFKQAEEVVRYYVSQHVEDEKLMTNWLETLKTWSGHEKNAIEYLGWFNEKLKEAELPELQF is encoded by the coding sequence TTGTTCTCAGTAATGATTGTAGAAGATGAAGTGCATATCTTAAAGTATATGCATAAAAAGCTATCGGCTTTTGAAGATTTTCAGGTAAAGGGAGCGTTTTCCACTCCAGAGGAAGCCTTGGCGGCATTCGATGATATACAACCAGAGGTGGTATTTTTAGATATTGAAATGCCAAGGATGAATGGAATTGAACTGGCAAGAAGACTACTTGAGAAAAAAATGGGTATTCAAATAATTTTTACTACAGCCTATGCCCAATATGCCTTAAATGCTTTTGAAGTAGAAGCCATTGATTATTTAATGAAGCCTATTGGAAATGACGACCTTGTACGGGTTCTCAAGCGCCTTAATAAAGTTGTAGCTATAAAAACTACGCCAAAAGCCGCAGAGACAGGAAAGGTCATTTTCCCTGTCCGCTGCTTTGGCTGCTTTGAAATTCGTGACCAACAGCAACAGGTGGTGGGATGGCCTACCAGAAAATCAGAGGAGTTATTTGCATATTTTCTGACACGCCAAGGCAGATATGTAACAAAGTGGGAGCTTTTAGATCTTTTTTGGGCTGATGTTGACGAGGAGCGGAGTCTTCAGAACTTGTATAATACCATCTATCGGATAAAGCAAGTTTTGAAGAAACTTGCTCTGCCAGTAACCATAAAAAAAGTAAATGATGGCTATATACTAGAATCAGAAGTAGTTTTGTCCGACCTAGCACAACTGATACTGCTGGTAGAAAAGGAAAATAATTATCCTACGCTGCCTATAGAGGAAATTACTACGTTGTTTTTTTCATACAGTACGCCTTTGTTCGGTATGCGGGATTATATCTGGAGTTTTTCTGCACAGGAATATGTGGCGGTACTCTATCGCAAGCTTTGTAATCGCTTACTTTGCCATTATAGGGAGCAGAATCAATTTAAGCAGGCGGAAGAGGTTGTACGTTATTATGTATCGCAGCATGTGGAGGATGAGAAGCTGATGACCAATTGGCTTGAGACTCTTAAAACCTGGAGTGGGCATGAAAAAAATGCCATAGAATATCTCGGCTGGTTCAATGAAAAATTAAAAGAGGCGGAATTGCCGGAATTGCAATTCTAA
- a CDS encoding ATP-binding protein has translation MDLSNWNFKEDGIAFLNGKWSFYPEKLLGPKELSSAEAYLIKVPGSWATEKSYIQPLKGSGTYHLSIKLHPETGRMALKVQNIWMAHRLYINGLLVKEMGLPAKDYSNYKAKNTPYLIYIEPTNQLDIVLQVSNQTYYSGGIVHPILLGGDQSMEMKSYLSFGIEMAGFFLFLLFGIYHLQMYQMRDKDSTYLYSGIYMVLMSFVIITSGEKLFMRILYNIPFDIAYKLQDFCIFSSFIILVLFVQSLEPATVNKKTAAVVMLPVMIYLICVITTPCYFYINFKSYMSVYMNILMFALIFRLIYILLQKQDIKMPIGEFCTVVACVTFIAVTFLEALLYHSGYVNTNLIGKLSLLGFLISLNTLMARRFTNKMNEVQALSEELKKSNKIKDEFLARTSHEIKTPLHGIINISSHLMKEKEFNLTEKQRDNISLIQNTSMKLSLLVNDLIDVIKLRHEDLQLQTMTVDLYVIIQVVFQLLSFELEGKALRFVNRVKPMTFVEADENRLRQILYNITINAVKHTAKGEIVARANLEEGNVVLELSDTGTGIPVEQWELVFQDSYHGSLPDEYSHNGMGLGLYICRQLARKMNGEVWISDSIIGEGTTLSVRLPQGKLNHGCNVAEQAIVKRDDLNRHVPRPVEMHNLKKLLLVDDEPTNIRVLSLMLDEEFELFIAYQGEEALKLLQKHRIDLMIVDMMMPGMSGIELTQRIRKTHSVIKLPIIIATVRDSEKDIELAYQAGANDYITKPFTAQEIQSRVKVLLQLTDAMETALQNEIAFLQVQIKPHFIYNALSNIIALCHEDGERAAEMLSILSKYLRYIFQVDKVRHMLQLQQELDIIKAYVEIEKLRFGDRLRYDAYIDSGIEEIMMPALLIQPLIENAIRHGLFNKVGQGRVSLTITEGDEFIRIVVEDDGVGMSDDQVYHLMHRDTGKGVGVKNIRKRVESFPKASFLIDSELEKGTRCILFLPKETLKFPVKEGVDCSQ, from the coding sequence ATGGATCTGTCAAATTGGAATTTCAAAGAGGATGGGATAGCTTTTTTAAATGGTAAATGGAGTTTTTATCCGGAAAAGCTCCTGGGGCCTAAAGAACTGTCCTCTGCAGAGGCCTATCTAATAAAGGTTCCCGGTAGTTGGGCAACAGAAAAATCATACATACAGCCATTAAAAGGGAGTGGTACCTATCATCTTTCAATAAAATTACACCCTGAGACCGGACGTATGGCGCTAAAGGTACAAAATATTTGGATGGCACATAGGCTTTACATTAATGGGTTGTTAGTAAAGGAAATGGGTCTACCTGCCAAGGATTATTCAAATTATAAAGCTAAAAACACGCCATATTTGATATATATAGAGCCGACAAATCAGTTGGACATTGTACTTCAGGTATCAAACCAAACATATTACAGCGGTGGAATTGTTCATCCTATCCTATTGGGTGGGGATCAGTCCATGGAGATGAAATCCTATCTTTCCTTTGGTATTGAGATGGCAGGCTTTTTTTTATTTCTACTGTTTGGTATTTATCATCTCCAAATGTATCAGATGAGGGATAAGGACTCTACATACCTGTATAGCGGAATATATATGGTCTTGATGTCTTTTGTCATTATAACCAGTGGAGAAAAGCTTTTTATGAGGATTCTGTACAATATTCCTTTCGATATAGCATATAAGCTTCAAGATTTTTGTATCTTTTCAAGTTTTATTATTTTAGTATTATTTGTTCAGTCTCTAGAGCCTGCGACTGTCAACAAAAAGACTGCTGCCGTTGTGATGCTGCCTGTTATGATATATCTAATTTGCGTGATTACAACACCGTGCTACTTTTATATAAATTTTAAGAGTTATATGTCAGTTTATATGAATATACTTATGTTTGCCCTTATATTTCGTCTGATATATATCTTACTTCAAAAACAAGACATAAAAATGCCTATAGGAGAATTTTGTACTGTAGTGGCATGTGTTACGTTTATTGCAGTAACATTTCTGGAGGCTTTGCTGTATCATTCTGGCTATGTCAATACTAATTTGATAGGAAAATTAAGCCTGTTGGGATTTTTAATATCCTTGAACACCCTAATGGCCAGACGTTTTACCAACAAAATGAATGAAGTACAGGCCTTATCTGAGGAATTGAAAAAATCCAATAAAATAAAGGACGAGTTCTTAGCACGGACATCCCATGAGATTAAAACGCCTCTTCATGGAATTATTAACATATCCTCTCACTTAATGAAGGAAAAGGAATTTAATTTAACAGAAAAACAAAGAGATAATATATCCCTAATTCAAAATACTTCTATGAAGCTATCGCTTTTGGTTAATGATTTAATCGATGTAATAAAACTACGCCATGAAGATTTACAGCTTCAGACTATGACGGTGGATTTATACGTAATTATACAGGTAGTGTTTCAGCTATTATCCTTTGAACTTGAAGGGAAGGCTTTAAGGTTTGTAAATAGAGTAAAGCCCATGACTTTTGTTGAGGCTGATGAAAATCGTCTGAGACAAATTCTTTATAATATCACAATAAATGCTGTCAAGCATACAGCAAAAGGAGAGATAGTGGCCCGAGCAAACTTGGAGGAAGGAAATGTGGTTCTTGAACTTTCGGATACGGGCACCGGGATTCCCGTGGAACAATGGGAATTAGTATTTCAAGATTCCTATCATGGTTCATTACCCGATGAATACTCGCATAATGGAATGGGATTGGGGTTATATATTTGCAGACAGTTGGCTCGGAAAATGAATGGCGAGGTCTGGATTTCGGATTCAATCATAGGAGAGGGAACTACTCTGTCTGTCCGCTTACCCCAGGGAAAGCTCAATCATGGTTGTAATGTTGCAGAACAGGCAATTGTAAAAAGGGACGATTTGAATAGGCATGTTCCCCGGCCAGTGGAAATGCATAACCTTAAAAAACTACTGCTGGTAGATGATGAGCCTACTAATATACGAGTATTATCCCTGATGCTGGATGAAGAATTTGAGCTTTTTATAGCTTACCAGGGTGAAGAAGCATTGAAGCTACTGCAAAAGCATAGAATAGACCTTATGATTGTAGATATGATGATGCCGGGTATGTCCGGGATTGAGTTGACCCAAAGAATAAGAAAAACTCATTCAGTAATAAAGCTTCCCATTATTATTGCCACTGTTCGGGATAGTGAAAAGGATATTGAATTAGCATACCAGGCAGGGGCGAATGACTATATCACCAAGCCATTTACAGCACAAGAAATTCAATCCCGTGTAAAGGTTTTGCTGCAATTGACCGATGCTATGGAGACAGCGCTTCAAAATGAAATTGCTTTTTTGCAAGTCCAAATAAAACCACATTTTATTTATAACGCTTTAAGCAATATCATTGCTCTGTGTCATGAAGATGGAGAAAGAGCTGCAGAGATGCTATCAATATTGAGCAAATATTTAAGGTATATTTTTCAGGTTGATAAAGTCCGCCACATGCTACAGCTTCAACAAGAGCTAGATATTATTAAGGCCTATGTTGAGATAGAAAAACTGAGATTTGGAGATCGTCTTAGGTATGATGCATACATAGATTCGGGAATTGAAGAGATAATGATGCCTGCTTTGCTGATTCAACCTCTAATAGAAAACGCTATCCGTCATGGACTCTTCAATAAGGTGGGACAGGGTAGGGTGTCTTTAACAATAACCGAAGGGGATGAGTTTATTCGCATCGTTGTTGAGGATGATGGCGTAGGTATGAGTGATGATCAGGTATACCACTTGATGCATAGGGATACTGGAAAAGGGGTTGGGGTAAAGAATATTCGCAAGCGTGTAGAGTCGTTTCCCAAAGCATCTTTTTTAATTGATTCAGAGCTTGAAAAGGGGACCAGGTGTATCCTCTTTTTGCCCAAAGAAACACTAAAATTTCCGGTAAAGGAGGGGGTTGATTGTTCTCAGTAA
- a CDS encoding DUF3788 family protein, producing the protein MSLSFFCDKYVLPSGNEVSGVLEKAVAMWNDVKLYIEKYGLIKEEWKFYSQKVGWCKKILLISNKEERNIIFLYPNINCFTCVLVFGEKAVFAAQKSELPENILDSILSAKQYREGRSFNVEIRTPQDFEVLKKLIDIKIKI; encoded by the coding sequence ATGTCACTTAGTTTTTTCTGCGACAAATACGTGCTGCCATCCGGAAATGAAGTGTCTGGAGTTTTAGAAAAAGCGGTAGCAATGTGGAATGATGTGAAACTGTATATAGAAAAGTATGGCTTAATAAAAGAGGAATGGAAGTTTTATTCTCAGAAGGTTGGTTGGTGTAAAAAAATACTACTCATATCAAACAAGGAGGAAAGAAATATCATTTTTTTATACCCGAATATAAATTGTTTTACATGTGTTTTAGTGTTTGGTGAGAAAGCAGTATTTGCTGCTCAAAAAAGCGAACTTCCAGAAAATATTTTAGACAGTATATTAAGTGCAAAGCAGTATAGAGAAGGGCGATCGTTTAATGTGGAAATAAGAACACCGCAAGATTTTGAAGTTCTAAAGAAGCTTATTGATATTAAGATTAAAATATAA